The Aedes aegypti strain LVP_AGWG chromosome 3, AaegL5.0 Primary Assembly, whole genome shotgun sequence genome contains a region encoding:
- the LOC5563871 gene encoding kelch-like protein 13, with translation MSGRKEVKSLLQLGYDPNHTEHWDKIDFDDKLNHLDLIDQRLKNFSKPNIQIRIGDTVFDCHALLLQCYSEMFDELDNERAVQLPEEKVSPQAFQIIYEWMLSSKADIQREHFVEVFVAAEYLRIKHLTDQCWICMDSTEALMEDRAFLLYIEAARHQQTILKNMLLKRICAFFLPLVATTEFTQMPLEDLCLLLKSSYIGVFSETDVFYAACVWLLEDWDNRHESVSDVMNLVRFALIRPSLLAQLNSFDADERIHCILRNETTKYLVAQALNYAFSSNSFSELPVHHRRMKRLEMQKPADRTWLEDPCVSEEDGELGVVCFALDDYGYDAFLERLAHLSRDRDCWKRWKKAVISAATLLMSSMSQSRSPSYEREEVLM, from the exons ATGTCCGGCCGAAAGGAAGTTAAATCCTTGCTCCAATTGGGGTACGACCCGAACCACACGGAACACTGGGACAAGATCGACTTCGACGACAAACTCAATCACCTCGACCTGATCGATCAACGTTTGAAGAACTTCAGCAAACCGAACATCCAGATACGGATCGGTGACACTGTTTTCGATTGTCACGCGCTGCTGCTCCAGTGCTACTCGGAGATGTTCGATGAGTTGGACAACGAACGAGCTGTGCAGCTGCCGGAAGAAAAGGTTTCGCCGCAAGCATTCCAGATCATCTACGAGTGGATGCTGTCGTCCAAGGCGGACATTCAGCGGGAACACTTTGTGGAGGTGTTTGTGGCGGCGGAATATCTAAGGATCAAACATCTCACCGATCAGTGCTGGATATGTATGGATAGTACCGAAGCGTTGATGGAAGATCGTGCCTTCCTGCTGTACATCGAAGCCGCACGGCATCAGCAAACCATTCTGAAGAACATGCTCCTGAAAAGGATTTGCGCGTTTTTTCTTCCGCTGGTAGCTACCACCGAGTTCACCCAAATGCCCCTGGAAGACCTATGTTTGCTACTGAAGTCAAGCTACATCGGAGTATTTTCCGAGACGGACGTTTTCTACGCGGCTTGCGTTTGGCTGCTGGAGGACTGGGATAACCGACATGAATCCGTTAGCGACGTAATGAACCTGGTACGGTTCGCGTTGATTCGTCCAAGCTTGTTGGCTCAGTTGAACAGCTTCGATGCGGACGAACGGATTCACTGTATCCTGAGGAACGAAACCACTAAGTATCTGGTGGCGCAAGCTTTGAATTATGCATTTTCGAG CAATTCGTTCTCGGAGTTGCCGGTTCACCATCGCAGAATGAAACGCCTAGAGATGCAGAAGCCTGCCGATCGAACCTGGCTGGAAGATCCGTGCGTTTCTGAAGAGGACGGTGAATTGGGCGTTGTTTGCTTCGCATTGGATGACTATGGGTACGATGCATTTCTGGAGCGGCTTGCCCATTTGAGTAGGGATCGCGACTGTTGGAAACGGTGGAAAAAGGCGGTTATAAGTGCCGCAACACTCCTTATGTCGAGTATGAGTCAATCCCGGAGTCCTAGTTACGAACGTGAGGAAGTTCTTATGTAA